One Ostrinia nubilalis chromosome 4, ilOstNubi1.1, whole genome shotgun sequence DNA window includes the following coding sequences:
- the LOC135071493 gene encoding putative nuclease HARBI1, with product MNAINAIVHLANNADPARRRKLYRQRSNPFDLRDLNFKIKYRFNKDTVRTIIDLVEDDLVQSARGGGTCPELQVLVAIRCWGRREVQDDAGDLHGLSQPTVSRICARVAHAIANKANSFIKMPITIGEQERISAKFRAIKNFPGVIGAIDCTHIKIKKTGGDMAQYYINRKGYYSLNVQVVCDADLKIMDIVARWRGSTHDSRIFMESNIKQRFEDRQFRGRLIGDSGYPLLPYLFTPILRPSRPEEEAYNNAHISTRNTVERCFGVWKQRFQCLLHGLPVSLQNGKAVIIALAVLHNIAIDMNDTLLEQHMEQVPVTPQLSTENSVHDNRPSLLRRRSQLILQNFINQHF from the exons atgaatgctataaatgcaattgtgcatttagccaataatgccgacccagcgcgacgtagaaagctctaccgccaacgaagcaacccattcgatttgcgggacctaaattttaaaataaaatataggttcaataaggacacagtgcgcaccatcatagatttggtggaagatgatctggttcagagcgctagaggtggtggcacgtgtcctgaactgcaagttttagtggccataagatgttggggacgtcgtgag gtacaagatgatgctggtgacctccatggcctaagtcagccgacagtgagccggatatgcgccagagtcgcgcatgcaatcgcgaataaggcaaattccttcatcaaaatgcctatcactataggagagcaggaaagaattagtgccaaatttagagcaattaaaaattttcctggggtgataggagccatagattgcacccacattaaaattaaaaaaaccggaggtgacatggcccagtactatattaatagaaaaggctattattccctgaatgttcag gttgtctgtgatgctgacctcaaaataatggatatagtggctagatggcgaggcagtacacatgacagtcgaatttttatggagagcaatataaaacaacgatttgaggataggcagtttagaggacgccttattggcgattcgggctaccctcttctgccatatctatttacacctattttaaggcctagtcgtccagaagaagaagcatacaataatgctcacatctcaactaggaacactgttgaaaggtgttttggggtgtggaagcagcggttccaatgcctactccatggcttaccagtaagcctccaaaatggaaaagctgtgatcatagcattggctgtattacataatatagccattgatatgaatgacacattgttag aacaacatatggagcaggtccctgtaactccgcaactttcgacggagaacagtgttcacgacaaccgaccttcattgttgaggcgtaggtcgcagttgatactacaaaattttataaatcaacatttttga